From Streptomyces sp. SAI-135:
GAGGTCTCGACGCCGAGGACGACCGCCAACTTGCCCTGCTGGATGACCTGTCGGGCCTGTGCGCTGTCCGTGACGATCCGGAACCAGCCCTTTCCGGTGCCGCCGTACATCCGGTCGATGAAGGCCTGGAGGTCGTAAGTGAGCTTGGCCTGGAGGCGGATGGACGTCATCTCGTCACAGCCGCGGTCCTTGAAGGGGTAGACGGAGCAGATCATCCCGTTGGTGACGAGGTCGTTGACCAGCACCCGCTGACCGCCGCGCCAGGCCCGCTCCACCCAGGCGTAGTAGTTGGCCTGGTGGGTCATCGAGTCGTACGCCGGCCAGTCCTTGAAGGTCGGCCAGCCGGTCGGGTCGTGCCTGCCGTCGCCGCCGTGGGTGATGTAGTCGAAGATCGCCAGGGTGCCGTCGGCGTAGTGCTCGGGGCAGTCCTTGAGCGCGTCGGCGACTCCGGACTCGGAGAACACCTTGCCGCAGATCAGCCGGCCGCCGAAGGCCTCGTTGGAGAAGAGGTGGTTGTGGGCGTCGACGAACCCGCGTACCTCCCCGGCGGAGTCGGTGCCCGTGAAGGGAGCCCCGGTCACGTTGATCTGGGCGTCGGGTGCGGGTCTGGCCGTCGGTGTCCACCAGTCGGTGGCCGCCGAGCTCGGCGTGGGGCCGAGGAGGGCGGCCAGCACCAGGAAGAGCACGGAGACGGCGGTGATGTTCTTGCGGCTGCGGCAGGAGCGTCCAGCCATGGCCCACGTCCCTCGGTCGGCGGAGGCGCCGTCGACCGAGGGCGTTCCGACTGCCCTGGGAGTTGTCATGACCGGCGCAATATATGCGTCGAGGATCGCGACCGAGCGCGTTCCGAGTCAAGGGTCCGGGACAGTTGACCTGATGCCTGGGGGACATCAACCGTTCACGCAGGCCGCTCCGTTGAGAGTGAAAGCGGTCGGCGCGGTGTTCGTGGCGCCCTTGCTGCCGATGAACCCGAGGGTGACCGAACCCCCGGCCGCGATGGTGTTGGTGTAGGAAGCCGGGGTGACGGTCACCGCACCACCGCTCTGCGCGGCGGTCCCGCCCCACATGGTGGAGACCGTCTGCCCGTCGGTGAAGGTGAAGCCGAGTCTCCAGCCGGTGACGGCCGCGGTGCCGGTGTTGCGGAGGACGATCTCGCCCTGGAAGCCGCCCTGCCACTCGCCGACCACCCGGTAGCCGACGGAACAGCTCCCGGCGGGCGTGTTCGCCGTGGTGACGCTCACCGTCGCCGAACGGGCCGACCGGTTGCCGGCGGCGTCCCGGGCGTAGACGGCGAAGGAGTACGCGGTACCGGCGGTCAGGCCGGCCACGGTCACCGAACTCGTCGTCGAGGACGCCACCTTGGTCTCGGTGCTCCCGCTGACCCGGACGACGTCGTACCCCGCCACGCCAACGTTGTCAGAGGACGCCGTCCAGGACAGCTGGGCGGAGGTCGCCGTCACCGCGGAGGCGGTGGGGGTGCCGGGGGCGGTCGGGGCCTGGGTGTCGGTGGAGCCGCCGCCGAAGACGGTGGCCTCCTTGGCGGTCTGGGCGATGCCGTTGGCCCCGTTGAAGATGCGCTGACCCCACGCCGTCATCTGTGCCGGGTCGAAGTTCAGCACGAGGTCGAGGACCGGGTCGGTGTTGCCGCTCCAGGACCAGGCGAGGTAGCCGAGTCTCAGCTGTTGGGCCGTCGCCATCATGGTGTCCTCGTCGGGATCGCCCCACTGGTCGGCGGGTCCGCCGAACTCCCCGATCACGATGGGCAGCTTGGCGCTCACGAAAGCGTTCAGGTAGTCGGTGACCTCGGCCGCGGTGTCGAAGACGCTGTACATGTGGATCGAGAAGATCAGGTTGCCGGTGGTGTCGGCGGCGTACACGGACCGGGCGTTGGTACGCATCACCTGCTGCCAGTCCTGGCCCCAGTTGGGCGCGTCCACCATGATCGTGTGCTGGAAGCCGGCGTTGCGGAGCTTCTCGATCGCCGCGACGGTCGGGGCTGTCCAGCCCTCCGGACCCGTGTTGCCCCAGGGCTCGTTGCCGATGTTGATGACGATGTAGTCCTCCTGGCCGGCCAGGACGTTCTTCAGGCCGATCCAGTAGTCGGCGGCCTGGTCGAGGGTGCCGGCGGCACTGTCCTCCCCGTAACCGGTGGTGTCGTGGACCTCCAGGACGCAGATGAGCCGGTTGGCCTTGCACTGCGCGATGACGTCGCCCACGTCGGCGGCGCTGTTGGCGGTCCAGCGGTGGCCGTCGGCGAGGACCACGCGGACGGTGTTGGCGCCCTGGGCCTTGATGTCGGCCAGCGAGCCCAGCTCGTTCGGATACCAGGTGTGGGCGTGGTTGACGCCGCGCATCACGAAGTCGTTGCCGTTGCCCTCGACCAGGCGGCCGTTGCTGATGTGCAGACCGGCGGCCTGGATGCCGGGTTCCTGGGCGGCCTGGGCCGTGCCGGGGCAGAGGGCACCGAGGACCACCAGTCCGACGAGGGCCGCCAGCCGGGCCAGAAGGGCGCTCAAGGGGCTCTTTCTCGTTCTTCTCACTGCGGCTCCAGAGGTGGGTGAGGCAGTCGGAAGGAGGATGGGAGCGCTCCCATAGAAGCCAACCCGTCAAGTACACGTCAAGATGCGCGACGGCAAAGGGCTGCGGGCGCGCATAGAGTTCCGAGCCTCGACCACCGCACCTGGGAGGCATGTTGACCACGCGCCCCGTGGACCCCGACTCCGTCAACGCCGAGGCCTGGCACGTCTACGGCGAGCACCATCTGCGGCGCGGCACCGTGCTGCCGGAGCCGGCGCGGTTCGACTGGGGCCTGCGGGACACCGGCCCGGGCGCCGAGATCCTCGGCGAGCTCGCCGGACGGCGGGTCCTGGACCTCGGCTGCGGACCGGGCCGGCACGCCGCGCATCTGGTCCGGACGTACGGTGCCGCGGTCGACGCGGTCGACTCCTCCCCCACCCAGCACGAACGCGCCCGCGCCCGTTACGGCTCCCTGCCCGGTCTGCGCCTGATCAGGGCCGACGCCGTCGAACACCTCCGCACCGCGGAGCCGTACGACGTCGTCTACTCCGTCAGCGCGGTGCCGTACCTCGATCCCCGACGGCTGCTGCCCGCCCTCGCCGCGGCGCTCCGGCCCGGCGGGACGCTGTGCTTCACCGTGCTGCACACCAACTCGCACGGGGCGGGCCCCTCCTCCGTCGTCGAGGCCCGGCCCGAGACCCTGCGGCTCGCCGGGGGCGGGGAGGTGACCGTGTGGATGTGGGTGCTGACCGAGGAGCTCTGGACGGATCTGCTGGGCGAGCACGGACTGCGGGTCGAGGGCGTCGACGTCCTCGACGCGCCGGAGGAGGGCAACCACGCTTCGTACCGCGTCTTCCGGGCGACCCGGCCGGCCCGGGTCTCCTCCCGGCCGCGCGGCAGCCGCGCTCCGGTCCCGCACGCGGCGATCGGGGTCGGCGCCATCCTGTACGGCCCCCGCGGGCTGCTCCTCGGCCGGCACCGGCGCGGTACCTGGGAACTGCCCGGCGGCACGGTGGAGCCCGGGGAGTCACTGGAGCAGACGGTCGTGCGCGAACTCCGCGAGGAGACCGGCGTCGAGGCCGGCCCCGTGGACGTCCGGCTGCTCGGCACGCTCCTCGACGACGTCGACGGCGTGGTGCGGATGACCGTGGCCGCCCAGGTCACCGCCTGGCGGGGCGAGCCGTGCGACCAGCCCGGCGAACGCGTCGGCGACTGGCGCTGGTTCCCGCTCGACCGGCTCCCGGAGAACCTCTTCGTGTGCAGCGCCCAGGGCCTGACCGCCTGGCGTCCGGACCTGCCGATCGACCACACTCCGGCGCACTTCACGCAGTTCGCCGACCACAGCTGAAGGCGCGGGACGACATGGAACGCAACAACGTTCCCGACCAGGGGTTCAACCGGGTGAAGCGGATGTGGAATCCGGATCCCGTCGACCTGTCCTGAAGGCGCGGGTGCGGCACCGCGTCGTGCAACCCCCTCGCAACCTTGCCCGTGCTGGACTCGACCCCCATGGACGAGGATTCCGCACGTGCCGTGTACGACGAGGTGCCGCGTGTCGAGGTCACGCCCGCGGCCGCCGAGCTGCTGCGCCGGTTGCGCGAGGCGCACGGGCCGCTGATGTTCCATCAGTCGGGCGGCTGCTGCGACGGCAGTGCGCCGATGTGCTACCCGGAGGGTGAGTTCCGCACCGGCGGCTCGGACGTGCTGCTCGCCGAGCTGGACGTGCCGGGGGTCGGCGAACCGGTGACCTTCTGGATGTCGAGGAGCCAGTTCGAGGTCTGGGCGCACACCCGGCTGATCGTCGATGTCGTCGCGGGCCGCGGCAGCGGATTCTCTCTCGAGGCACCCGAGGGGGTGCGTTTCCTCATCCGTTCGCGTGTGGTCGGCGCCGAGTAGCCCCTCCGCTCACCGTCGTCTGGTGCACTTCCCCTGAGTTCTGGGACAGTTGGCACGACCTCAGGGGTGAGCTGTGACGCACCGTCAAAGACGTTCCGGCGCAGGCAGATCGGTCCTCACGTTTCTCGCGGCACTCGGCACGCTGGCCGGTGCGGCCCTGGCCGGGGCGGCACCGGCCGGCGCCGCGCCGGGGTGGACACGGCTCGCGGCGGGCGTGCAGTACGAGCAGTTCGACATCTCCGCCGCCGCGGGGCCTGCGCACGCCCACGTGATCCGCGTGGACCTGGACGAGCCGGGCGTGCGGGTGGAACTGCTCCATCCCGGGGCGGTGGCCGCGCGGGCCACGGTGTCCCGGCTGGCCGCCGCACAGGGCGCCCTCGCGGGGGTGAACGGCGACTTCTTCAACATCTCGGAGACCCAGCACCCCGGCGTCGAGGCCACCGGCGCGAGCGTGGGCCCGGCGATCGCGCAGGGCCGCGCGCTCAAGGCGGCGGTGCCGAAAGGCCAGCGCTTCGGGCCCGCGCTGCCGCCCGGCACCGGCACGAAGGAGGTGTTCGGCGTGGGCACCGACCGCCGGGCCCGTCTCGACGCCCTGACGCTCGACGGGTCGGTGCGGACCCCCGGGGGACAACTGCCGCTCGGCGGGCTGAACCAGTACGCGCTTCCCGTCGGTTCGGTCGGGGCGTTCACCGCGGACTGGGGCAGCGCCTCCCGGCTGCGGGCGACCTGCGGGACGGACACGGACCGGGCCGCCCCGTGCAGCACGGACACCCATGAGGTGACGGTCCGTGACGGGCGGGTCGTCGCCACCGCCGACACCCCGGGCAGCGGGCCGATCGCCGGCGGCACCACCGTGCTCGTGGGCCGGGAGGCGGGCGCGCAGCAGCTGCGGAAGCTCTCGGTCGGCTCGGCGGTGACCGTGCAGCACCGACTGGTCGCGGCCGCGGCGAAAGTCCCGTACGGCTTCGCGCTCGGCGGCTATCCGGTGCTCACCGGCGGCCGTCCGCTGCCCGGCCTCGACGACACGACGTCCGCCGTGCGCACAGCGGTGGGCATCGCGGACGGCGGACGGCGGCTGTATCTCCTCGCGCTGGACGGCGCTCCCGACTACCGGCGGGGGCTGACGATCGCCGAAGTCGCCGACACCCTGCGGACCCTGGGCTCGGTGGACGCCTTCAGCCTGGACGGCGGCGGCTCCACGACGATGGCCGCCCGTACGCCGGG
This genomic window contains:
- a CDS encoding cellulase family glycosylhydrolase is translated as MSALLARLAALVGLVVLGALCPGTAQAAQEPGIQAAGLHISNGRLVEGNGNDFVMRGVNHAHTWYPNELGSLADIKAQGANTVRVVLADGHRWTANSAADVGDVIAQCKANRLICVLEVHDTTGYGEDSAAGTLDQAADYWIGLKNVLAGQEDYIVINIGNEPWGNTGPEGWTAPTVAAIEKLRNAGFQHTIMVDAPNWGQDWQQVMRTNARSVYAADTTGNLIFSIHMYSVFDTAAEVTDYLNAFVSAKLPIVIGEFGGPADQWGDPDEDTMMATAQQLRLGYLAWSWSGNTDPVLDLVLNFDPAQMTAWGQRIFNGANGIAQTAKEATVFGGGSTDTQAPTAPGTPTASAVTATSAQLSWTASSDNVGVAGYDVVRVSGSTETKVASSTTSSVTVAGLTAGTAYSFAVYARDAAGNRSARSATVSVTTANTPAGSCSVGYRVVGEWQGGFQGEIVLRNTGTAAVTGWRLGFTFTDGQTVSTMWGGTAAQSGGAVTVTPASYTNTIAAGGSVTLGFIGSKGATNTAPTAFTLNGAACVNG
- a CDS encoding bifunctional class I SAM-dependent methyltransferase/NUDIX hydrolase — translated: MLTTRPVDPDSVNAEAWHVYGEHHLRRGTVLPEPARFDWGLRDTGPGAEILGELAGRRVLDLGCGPGRHAAHLVRTYGAAVDAVDSSPTQHERARARYGSLPGLRLIRADAVEHLRTAEPYDVVYSVSAVPYLDPRRLLPALAAALRPGGTLCFTVLHTNSHGAGPSSVVEARPETLRLAGGGEVTVWMWVLTEELWTDLLGEHGLRVEGVDVLDAPEEGNHASYRVFRATRPARVSSRPRGSRAPVPHAAIGVGAILYGPRGLLLGRHRRGTWELPGGTVEPGESLEQTVVRELREETGVEAGPVDVRLLGTLLDDVDGVVRMTVAAQVTAWRGEPCDQPGERVGDWRWFPLDRLPENLFVCSAQGLTAWRPDLPIDHTPAHFTQFADHS
- a CDS encoding DUF779 domain-containing protein, encoding MDEDSARAVYDEVPRVEVTPAAAELLRRLREAHGPLMFHQSGGCCDGSAPMCYPEGEFRTGGSDVLLAELDVPGVGEPVTFWMSRSQFEVWAHTRLIVDVVAGRGSGFSLEAPEGVRFLIRSRVVGAE
- a CDS encoding phosphodiester glycosidase family protein, producing MTHRQRRSGAGRSVLTFLAALGTLAGAALAGAAPAGAAPGWTRLAAGVQYEQFDISAAAGPAHAHVIRVDLDEPGVRVELLHPGAVAARATVSRLAAAQGALAGVNGDFFNISETQHPGVEATGASVGPAIAQGRALKAAVPKGQRFGPALPPGTGTKEVFGVGTDRRARLDALTLDGSVRTPGGQLPLGGLNQYALPVGSVGAFTADWGSASRLRATCGTDTDRAAPCSTDTHEVTVRDGRVVATADTPGSGPIAGGTTVLVGREAGAQQLRKLSVGSAVTVQHRLVAAAAKVPYGFALGGYPVLTGGRPLPGLDDTTSAVRTAVGIADGGRRLYLLALDGAPDYRRGLTIAEVADTLRTLGSVDAFSLDGGGSTTMAARTPGTGAVVALNHPSGGVERPVPNGIGVFATG